In Phaseolus vulgaris cultivar G19833 chromosome 7, P. vulgaris v2.0, whole genome shotgun sequence, the genomic stretch TGTAGTGATTACTGTTTTAGAGTAATAGCTGAAGCCAAAAATAGGTCGCAACAACGACAATCTGGTTAGTTTTACTCTCTGCTAATTGTATAGTTATCTATTGATTTGATTATGTTTATATCTAAATTCCTCTATGGATCATTGTTCTTCCGTAAATGGTCACTGTGGTAGGTAAGTTGATGACTAAGATTACAGAACTTTTGttgtttaattatgttttttttttcgtaactgaaaaaaatgttgtattttTTGATTATATGATACTAGTGCTAGGTTTAATTATCCTTATTTACATATCGTTTTCCATGTCTATCAGAAGTTGGACAAGCTAGTGGTGGAAGTGACTCTAAGCAAGACATCCCTGATGAGAAACACGCGGATGAGGAAATACATGATGGCAGACCCATTTTTGAAGAAAATACCGAGAGTGATTCCGACCAGCCTGATGCACAGGAACCAGAGCAAGTAGAGGTTGACTACACAAAACTTTCTGGGAGGCAGAAAAAGTGGATGGAGTTGAGAGCCAAGATGGTAATAGGGTGAAAACTcccttatttaaaatttaaacaatttatttatttcaagaaAGCCTTAGATAGTTGTTTTGTTTTCCTTGAAGCACGAAGCAAAAAAACGTAATCAAATTGAAATAGCTGCTGAAAAGAAGAGGATGGAAGCTCCAACCGAGTCTAGGGGTGTTTCGAAACAGAAGTGGCTTGAGGATAGGAAGAAAAAGATTGGAAAACTTCTTGATGCAAATGGACTGGATATGACAAAGGCATTTATGCTTGACACACAGGAGGCAGCAGAAGTAAAATACAAGAAATGGGAGAAGGATCCTGCTCCATTCGGATGGGATGGTAAGCAGTAtgttattttgtataaattcaGATTGTTGTGCTCTTCTGTTAGTGTGTAAGCTTCAATGCAGTTCCAAAAAATTTCAGATATTCAAACATGACTTTTAAGGCTCATTTCTTGGTTCTTAACTTAAGAGTATGTTTagatttacaatttttttagaaatgaGCTATTGCTAAAATCCTATTAAGGAAAGGTTCGATTGTTGTTGTTATTCTATTGTTGAAATGTTCATAAAGTACTTCTTAGTCAGAAAAGTTCAGCAAAATATTTGtgtagatattttttaaaacactgCTCCTACATATAATTTTGGATATTTACATTCTTGGTTTTTGAGATCTAAGGAGAGTTTTATCTTCCGAGAAATAGATGTCTTCTTATCTGTGTGtgattgattaaaaaattataccaGGGAAATTTCGTGTTGTAGAAGAGTAGTGATTGAagctaataatatttttttatcagtctTCAACCAGAAGTCGCTGTACAATGCATACAAAAAGCGGACAAAGAATGTTGAAGTCGATGTAGAAGAATATAATAGAATGAAAGAAGCTGATCTTGAGTTCT encodes the following:
- the LOC137827830 gene encoding uncharacterized protein, which gives rise to MSGERAVHPDCRNASNPFHECSDYCFRVIAEAKNRSQQRQSEVGQASGGSDSKQDIPDEKHADEEIHDGRPIFEENTESDSDQPDAQEPEQVEVDYTKLSGRQKKWMELRAKMHEAKKRNQIEIAAEKKRMEAPTESRGVSKQKWLEDRKKKIGKLLDANGLDMTKAFMLDTQEAAEVKYKKWEKDPAPFGWDVFNQKSLYNAYKKRTKNVEVDVEEYNRMKEADLEFYRDASSLQYGKAPKISEQKVDRMVQELKDREEKRKSFSRRRRFHEEKDIDSINDRNEHFNKKIERAFGKYTLEIKNNLERGTALPD